The Enterobacter asburiae genome window below encodes:
- the ribA gene encoding GTP cyclohydrolase II, which translates to MQLKRVAEAKLPTPWGDFLMVGFEELATGQDHVALVYGDISGQTPVLSRVHSECLTGDALFSLRCDCGFQLEAALSHIAEEGRGVLLYHRQEGRNIGLLNKIRAYALQDQGYDTVEANHQLGFAADERDFTLCADMFKLLGVDEVRLLTNNPKKVEILTEAGINIVERVPLIVGRNPKNAHYLDTKAAKMGHLLKE; encoded by the coding sequence ATGCAGCTTAAACGTGTGGCAGAAGCCAAACTGCCAACCCCATGGGGCGATTTCCTGATGGTGGGTTTTGAAGAACTGGCAACCGGACAGGATCATGTCGCGCTGGTATATGGCGACATTTCAGGGCAGACGCCGGTTCTGTCCCGCGTCCATTCAGAGTGTCTTACCGGCGACGCGCTGTTCAGCCTCCGCTGTGATTGTGGTTTCCAGCTGGAAGCCGCCCTGTCTCATATTGCAGAAGAAGGTCGCGGTGTGCTGCTTTATCACCGTCAGGAAGGTCGTAATATTGGTCTCCTGAATAAAATCCGCGCCTACGCGCTTCAGGACCAGGGCTACGATACGGTTGAAGCAAACCATCAGCTCGGCTTTGCCGCTGACGAACGCGACTTCACCCTATGCGCCGATATGTTCAAGCTGCTGGGCGTGGACGAAGTTCGGCTGCTGACCAATAACCCGAAAAAAGTGGAGATCCTGACCGAAGCGGGGATCAACATAGTCGAGCGCGTACCGCTGATTGTCGGCCGTAACCCGAAAAACGCCCACTACCTTGATACCAAAGCCGCCAAGATGGGCCATCTGCTGAAAGAGTGA
- the acnA gene encoding aconitate hydratase AcnA, producing the protein MSLTLREASKDTLQAENKTWHYYSLPLAARTLGDISRLPKSLKVLLENLLRWQDGDSVTLDDIQALAGWLENAHADREIAYRPARVLMQDFTGVPAVVDLAAMREAVKRLGGDTAKVNPLSPVDLVIDHSVTVDRFGDDDAFGENVRLEMERNHERYVFLKWGQQAFSRFSVVPPGTGICHQVNLEYLGKAVWSELQDKEWVAYPDTLVGTDSHTTMINGLGVLGWGVGGIEAEAAMLGQPVSMLIPDVVGFKLTGKLSEGITATDLVLTVTQMLRKHGVVGKFVEFYGDGLDSLPLADRATIANMAPEYGATCGFFPIDDVTLEYMRLSGRSEEQVALVEAYTKAQGMWRNPGDEPVFTSTLELDMGSVEASLAGPKRPQDRVALSDVPKAFAASNALEVNVAQKDHRPVDYVLNGHQYQLPDGAVVIAAITSCTNTSNPSVLMAAGLLAKKAVELGLKPQPWVKASLAPGSKVVSDYLAQAKLTPYLDELGFNLVGYGCTTCIGNSGPLPEPIETAIKQGDLTVGAVLSGNRNFEGRIHPLVKTNWLASPPLVVAYALAGNMNINLATDPIGHDRKNDPVYLKDIWPSSREIALAVEKVSTEMFRKEYAEVFEGTPEWKTINVVGSDTYDWQDDSTYIRLSPFFDEMLAEPAPLKDIHGARILAMLGDSVTTDHISPAGSIKADSPAGRYLQSRGVERRDFNSYGSRRGNHEVMMRGTFANIRIRNEMVPGVEGGMTRHLPGTEVVSIYDAAVKYQQEGTPLAVIAGKEYGSGSSRDWAAKGPRLLGVRVVIAESFERIHRSNLIGMGILPLEFPQGVTRKTLGLTWEEQIEISGLQNLQPGKTVPVKLTRADGKTEVLDCRCRIDTATELTYYQNDGILHYVIRKMLD; encoded by the coding sequence TTGGGGACATTTCGCGTTTACCCAAGTCATTGAAAGTTTTACTGGAAAATCTATTGCGCTGGCAGGACGGTGACTCTGTCACCCTCGATGATATCCAGGCGCTGGCAGGGTGGCTAGAAAATGCCCATGCCGACAGAGAAATCGCCTACCGCCCGGCCAGGGTGCTGATGCAGGACTTTACCGGTGTTCCTGCCGTCGTTGATTTAGCCGCGATGCGCGAGGCCGTTAAGCGTCTCGGCGGAGATACGGCAAAAGTGAATCCGCTTTCCCCCGTTGACCTCGTCATTGACCACTCCGTAACCGTTGACCGCTTTGGTGATGACGACGCCTTTGGCGAGAACGTGCGTCTGGAGATGGAGCGCAACCACGAGCGTTACGTGTTCCTGAAGTGGGGACAGCAGGCGTTCAGCCGGTTTAGCGTGGTCCCGCCGGGTACCGGTATTTGTCACCAGGTGAATCTTGAATATCTGGGTAAAGCCGTCTGGAGTGAATTGCAGGATAAAGAGTGGGTCGCCTATCCGGACACGCTGGTGGGCACGGACTCTCATACCACCATGATCAACGGTTTGGGCGTGCTGGGCTGGGGCGTCGGAGGGATCGAAGCGGAAGCGGCTATGCTCGGCCAGCCGGTGTCCATGCTTATCCCTGACGTGGTGGGCTTCAAGCTCACCGGCAAGCTGTCTGAAGGCATTACCGCCACCGATCTGGTGCTCACCGTCACCCAGATGCTGCGTAAGCATGGTGTGGTGGGCAAGTTTGTAGAATTCTACGGTGATGGTCTGGATTCACTGCCGCTTGCCGACCGTGCCACCATTGCCAATATGGCGCCGGAATACGGTGCAACCTGCGGCTTTTTCCCCATCGATGACGTCACGCTGGAATACATGCGCCTTAGCGGGCGCAGCGAAGAGCAGGTCGCGCTGGTGGAGGCCTATACCAAAGCGCAGGGCATGTGGCGAAACCCGGGCGATGAACCGGTCTTCACCAGCACGCTTGAGCTCGATATGGGAAGCGTCGAGGCGAGCCTCGCCGGGCCGAAACGTCCGCAGGATCGGGTTGCGCTGAGTGACGTGCCAAAAGCCTTTGCCGCCAGCAATGCCCTGGAAGTGAACGTGGCGCAGAAAGACCACCGTCCGGTCGACTATGTTCTGAACGGACATCAGTATCAGCTCCCGGATGGCGCGGTTGTTATTGCGGCCATTACCTCCTGCACCAACACCTCGAACCCCAGCGTATTAATGGCGGCCGGTCTGTTGGCGAAAAAGGCGGTAGAGCTTGGGCTAAAACCTCAGCCATGGGTCAAGGCCTCGCTGGCACCGGGTTCCAAAGTGGTATCGGATTACCTGGCGCAGGCCAAACTGACGCCGTACCTTGACGAGCTGGGCTTTAACCTCGTGGGCTACGGCTGTACGACCTGTATTGGTAACTCCGGTCCGCTGCCTGAACCCATTGAAACGGCGATCAAGCAGGGTGACCTGACGGTAGGCGCGGTCCTGTCCGGTAACCGAAATTTTGAAGGGCGTATTCACCCGCTGGTGAAAACCAACTGGCTCGCCTCGCCGCCGCTGGTTGTGGCGTATGCCCTTGCAGGGAACATGAATATCAACCTGGCGACCGATCCAATTGGTCACGATCGCAAGAATGATCCTGTCTACCTGAAAGATATCTGGCCATCTTCGCGTGAAATCGCGCTGGCCGTTGAAAAGGTCTCAACCGAGATGTTCCGCAAAGAGTATGCGGAGGTCTTTGAAGGCACGCCGGAGTGGAAAACCATCAACGTCGTGGGCTCAGATACCTACGACTGGCAGGATGACTCTACCTATATTCGTCTGTCGCCGTTCTTTGACGAGATGCTGGCCGAGCCGGCACCGCTTAAGGATATCCACGGCGCGCGCATACTGGCGATGCTGGGAGATTCCGTCACGACCGACCATATCTCTCCGGCGGGGAGTATCAAAGCCGATAGCCCGGCAGGCCGTTATCTACAGAGCCGGGGCGTCGAACGCCGCGATTTTAACTCCTACGGCTCGCGTCGCGGCAATCATGAGGTCATGATGCGCGGGACCTTTGCCAACATTCGCATTCGTAACGAAATGGTACCGGGCGTGGAAGGGGGCATGACGCGCCATCTGCCGGGGACGGAAGTGGTTTCGATTTATGATGCTGCGGTCAAATATCAACAGGAAGGAACACCGCTGGCGGTGATCGCCGGGAAAGAGTACGGTTCCGGCTCCAGCCGCGACTGGGCGGCGAAAGGTCCGCGTCTGCTTGGCGTTCGCGTGGTTATCGCCGAATCGTTTGAACGTATTCATCGCTCGAATCTGATCGGTATGGGGATCCTGCCGCTTGAGTTCCCGCAGGGCGTGACGCGTAAAACGCTGGGACTGACCTGGGAAGAGCAGATTGAGATTAGCGGTCTGCAAAACCTGCAGCCGGGGAAAACGGTGCCGGTGAAGCTAACGCGGGCAGACGGGAAAACCGAGGTGCTGGATTGCCGGTGCCGTATTGATACGGCAACCGAGCTGACCTATTACCAGAACGACGGCATTTTACATTATGTGATTCGTAAGATGCTGGACTGA